One Plasmodium berghei ANKA genome assembly, chromosome: 13 genomic region harbors:
- a CDS encoding mitochondrial ribosomal protein S11 precursor, putative yields MLGSMIQFNKKIFLRNELFKAFIIQKENVIRGKCFMNDLKANNDRYRNFTTLSEEAVNAITNLKEVVKKQDKKKKNITRETLKNCQGHKRRYKLFGNREEFHNIDRDKNNLIIEPTDSFRAVITTSKNNVHIQVLNKSKNYKTIFNSFAGNVGFTKTLQQSERCAYRIGENIAKKCKRLGIFSIDIKFRRIMRVETVLQAMYANNLNITEIIHEPRLPKCGLNASKPRKRRRV; encoded by the coding sequence ATGCTTGGCTCTATGATACAATTtaataagaaaatatttttgagaAATGAACTTTTCAAAGCTtttataatacaaaaagaaaatgtaaTAAGAGGAAAATGCTTTATGAACGATTTAAAAGCAAATAATGATAGATATAGAAATTTTACAACCTTGTCAGAAGAAGCAGTAAATGCTATTACAAATTTGAAGGAAGttgtaaaaaaacaagataaaaaaaaaaaaaatataacaagaGAAACCCTTAAAAATTGCCAAGGCCATAAAAGaagatataaattatttggtAATAGAGAAGAATTTCATAATATAGATagagataaaaataatttaataatagaGCCAACTGATTCATTTCGAGCTGTTATTACGACatctaaaaataatgtgcatatacaagttttaaataaaagtaaaaattataaaacaatatttaattcttttGCTGGAAATGTTGGATTTACTAAAACTTTACAACAAAGTGAAAGATGTGCTTATAGGATAGGAGAGAACATTGCTAAAAAGTGCAAAAGGCTTGGAATTTTTTCGATTGATATTAAATTTAGAAGAATCATGAGAGTTGAAACAGTTTTACAAGCTATGTATGCAAACAACCTAAACATAACGGAAATAATCCATGAACCCCGGTTACCAAAATGTGGATTAAATGCATCAAAACCTCGAAAGCGACGACGTGTCTAA
- a CDS encoding AP-1 complex subunit gamma, putative, which yields MSIKLRELIRNIRNCKTAAEERSVVATECALIRTAFKEEDNIYRHRNVAKLLFINMLGYPTHFGQIECLKLIASNKFSYKRIGYLGLTILLDENTDILMLVTNSIKNDLRSSNQYINGLALCALGNIANNEMCCSLRQEILDLMNINNPYIKKKAAMCAIRILKKTNDIEELFIDKINNLLEDRNHSVISAGITLMISLIEKKGQLKNVLKVHTNKIVKILKSCIVSGYSHGAEYDIYGINDPFLQVKILKLLKYLNSDVSSIINHSNKSYNTINNNSSSINLDNNANIHDGISINERNSSFNEANYNSNLILGQESITENANSSIEGREKAYGDKNDSVNFYDMEEVNSVLAQVATNTDTMKNVGNAILYECVKTITYISTDPGLLVLAVNVLGKFLQNADNNIRYVGLCTLQKLLKKDPKTLHIYRNTIIECLKDPDISIRKKALDVAFALITKDSLKIMIKELLNYLLVADMEIKSDIVSNICVSVNNYAPNMQYLFDTYIKIFCLAGNFIQDHIKDDFIYYLLQNSEYHSYVIFKIFFSIKENLDQYALVQVGVWCIGELGDLLIKEKHIGPDEQVITVVHEDVFDLLEKIVKTYEDNKIKELHNINIKDPIHNILYNKNSGSNRSFGVLGCSINNSVSSRVIGNDNNANICCNINENNNNDDNNNIIMQYVLMCLNKLTVRFPTHKNKIEKLINKYKQNKCVEIQQRACEFSKLMSVEWDDIRESILLSIPPCNKNANRKKHRKVDDAGHMPHYISNENNYLETDDPQSQYHNNDANVDLLDLDDVLGIQNDVPNTTINNSDQKNINLNNASDILTNNSNCRPTFNKSNRIESASYNNKHGPIIENDPLNLNDISMNSTTPADISNYNINSLNAVNKKNEDILVDLFGNISIEDPKTDLYNIDINKEGTNSLNLLLDDIEPMEKNDVFDLKLVDTTLEEKICEIAPMKLYDKNDIEIKFFFKKESLDSEKTTINAIYSNQSDTHISSFVFEAIVPNYVKMEIFAASSNELLPFEQNKITQELKIINSLFKKKPVLMKVRLSYLKNNEKFQDFINVGNFPDVL from the exons ATGTCGATAAAACTTCGAGAGCTGATCCGAAATATTCGAAACTGCAAAACTGCAGCTGAGGAACGGTCAGTAGTAGCAACAGAATGTGCTTTGATAAGAACCGCATTTAAGGAAGaagataatatatataggcATAGAAATGTAGCAAAGTTACtgtttataaatatgctGGGGTACCCTACACATTTTGGACAAATAGAGtgtttaaaattaatagcatcaaataaattttcatataaaagAATTGGGTATCTAGGTttaacaatattattagatGAAAATACAGATATATTAATGTTAGTGACAaattcaataaaaaatgatttaagGAGTAGTAatcaatatattaatgGTTTAGCTTTATGTGCTCTTGGGAATATTGCAAACAATGAAATGTGCTGCTCACTAAGACAAGAGATATTAGatttaatgaatataaataatccttatataaaaaaaaaagcagCTATGTGTGCAATCcgtatattaaaaaaaacaaatgatatagaagaattatttatagataaaataaataatttattagaAGATAGAAATCATAGCGTTATAAGCGCAGGAATAACATTAATGATATCActaattgaaaaaaagggacaattaaaaaatgtattaaaagtacatacaaataaaattgtaaaaatattaaaaagttGTATTGTTTCTGGATATTCACATGGCGCTGAATATGACATATATGGCATTAATGATCCATTTCTTCAAGTTAAAAttctaaaattattaaaatatctAAACTCAGATGTGAGTTCTATTATTAATCattcaaataaatcataCAACAcgataaataataatagtagtAGCATCAATTTAGATAACAACGCAAACATACATGATGGTATATCCATAAATGAAAGAAATTCAAGTTTTAATGAAGCGAACTATAATAGCAATTTAATACTAGGGCAAGAATCTATAACAGAAAATGCTAATAGTAGTATAGAGGGACGAGAAAAAGCATATGGcgataaaaatgatagtgtcaatttttatgatatgGAGGAAGTAAATTCTGTATTAGCCCAGGTAGCCACAAATACAGATACCATGAAAAATGTAGGAAATGCTATTCTATATGAATGTGTAAAAAcaattacatatatttcgACCGATCCTGGTTTATTAGTATTAGCAGTAAATGTTTTAGGtaaatttttacaaaacgcagataataatataagatATGTCGGTTTATGCACATTACAAAAATTACTAAAAAAGGACCCTAAAactttacatatatatagaaatacTATTATAGAATGCTTGAAAGATCCAGATATTAGTATAAGGAAAAAAGCCTTAGATGTAGCATTTGCTCTTATAACTAAAGattcattaaaaattatgataaaagaattattaaattatttattagttGCAGatatggaaataaaaagtgaTATTGTATCAAATATATGTGTTAGCGTAAATAATTATGCACCTAACATGCAATATCTATTTGATAcgtatattaaaatattttgtttagctggtaattttatacaagatcatataaaagatgattttatatattaccTATTACAAAATAGCGAATATCATTCTtatgttatatttaaaatatttttttctattaaagaaaatttgGATCAATATGCATTAGTACAAGTCGGAGTTTGGTGCATTGGTGAGTTAGGTgatttgttaataaaagaaaaacataTCGGGCCAGATGAACAAGTAATAACTGTAGTTCATGAAGATGTATTTGATTTACTTGAAAAAATCGTAAAAACGTATGAAgacaataaaattaaagaattacataatattaatataaaagatcCAATAcacaatatattatataataaaaatagcgGTAGTAATCGATCTTTTGGTGTTTTAGGATGtagtataaataattcGGTTTCATCAAGGGTTATTGgcaatgataataatgcCAATATTTGCTGTAACataaatgaaaacaataataatgatgataataataatataataatgcaaTATGTGTTAATGTGCTTAAATAAGCTCACGGTTCGTTTTCCTactcataaaaataaaatagaaaaactaataaataaatataaacaaaataagtGTGTTGAAATTCAACAAAGAGCATGCGAATTTTCAAAACTTATGAGTGTAGAATGGGATGATATTCGAGAATCTATATTACTGTCTATACCACCATGCAATAAAAATGctaatagaaaaaaacataGAAAAGTAGATGATGCTGGCCATATGCCTCATTATATTTcgaatgaaaataattatctCGAAACAGATGATCCACAATCGCAATATCACAACAATGATGCCAATGTTGATTTGTTAGACCTTGATGATGTTCTAGGTATACAAAATGATGTGCCCAATACTactataaataattctgatcaaaaaaatattaatttaaataatgcTTCTGATATACTAACAAATAATTCCAATTGCCGACCaacatttaataaaagCAATAGGATTGAATCAGCATCCTATAATAATAAGCATGGGCCAATCATAGAAAATGATCCATTAAATCTAAATGATATATCAATGAATTCTACGACCCCTGCAGATATATccaattataatattaatagcCTAAATGCcgtgaataaaaaaaatgaagatattTTGGTTGATCTGTTCGGAAATATTTCTATAGAGGATCCTAAAACGGATTTGtataatattgatataaacaaagaag GCACAAATTCTTTAAATCTCTTATTGGATGATATTGAACCTATGGAAAAAAACGATGTGTTTGAT CTAAAATTAGTTGATACTACTCtcgaagaaaaaatatgtgaaATCGCACCAATGaaattatatgataaaaatgatattgaaataaaattcttttttaaaaaagaaagttTAGATTCAGAAAAAACTACAATCAATGCTATCTATTCAAATCAATCCGATACTCACATATCTTCCTTTGTTTTTGAA GCTATTGTTCCGAATTATGtgaaaatggaaatatttGCAGCTTCGTCTAACGAATTGTTACCCTTTgagcaaaataaaataacacaAGAATTGAAAATTATCAATAGTTTGTTTAAAAAGAAACCAGTTCTTATGAAAGTCAGATTGtcttatttaaaaaataatgaaaagtTTCAGGATTTTATTAATGTAGGGAATTTTCCAGATGTTTTATAA
- a CDS encoding 6-phosphogluconate dehydrogenase, decarboxylating, putative, translated as MTDGCDIGLIGLAVMGQNLSMNIASNGFKIGVYNRTYERTTETLKRAKEENLVIYGYKTLEELINNLKKPRKIILLIKAGPAVDENINNILKYYEKGDIIIDGGNEWYLNSEKRIKICAEKNVEYLAMGVSGGEAGARYGCSFMPGGSKYAYEHVEEILKKCSAKVNTSPCVTYIGPGSSGNYVKMVHNGIEYGDMQLISESYFIMKHILKYDNKKLAGVFKKWNEGILNSYLIEITSKILDKKDNLTDNYLVDVILDIAGAKGTGKWTMLESIERGIPCPTICAALDARNLSAYKELRINANNNFSNEIKINNTNEDLTNFENDLLNALYCCKIISYTQGLFLLKQVSKEMNWNLNLGEISRIWRGGCIIRAIFLDRITNAYKNNNALELLFMDKEFSEEMKNKLPSLRKIVNIAVQCSVPIPAFSASLAYFQMISSQNLPLNLVQAQRDFFGSHTYKRTDRDGDYHTLWE; from the coding sequence ATGACAGATGGTTGCGACATTGGTCTCATCGGGCTTGCTGTTATGGGTCAAAACCTCAGCATGAACATCGCTAGTAACGGATTTAAAATAGGAGTATACAATAGAACTTATGAAAGAACAACTGAAACCTTAAAGAGAGCCAAGGAAGAAAATTTAGTGATTTATGGATATAAAACATTAGAAGagttaataaataatttaaaaaagcctcgaaaaattatattattaataaaagcGGGCCCCGCAgttgatgaaaatataaataatatattaaaatattatgaaaagggtgatataataatagatgGAGGTAATGAATGGTATTTAAATTCagaaaaaagaataaaaatatgtgctgaaaaaaatgtagaaTATTTAGCTATGGGAGTTAGTGGCGGTGAAGCAGGGGCACGATATGGTTGCTCTTTTATGCCTGGAGGAtcaaaatatgcatatgaaCATGTAgaagaaatattaaaaaaatgctcTGCTAAAGTTAATACATCACCATGTGTTACATATATAGGCCCCGGATCATCAGGAAATTATGTTAAGATGGTACATAATGGGATAGAATATGGTGATATGCAATTAATATCAGAaagttattttattatgaaacatatattaaaatatgataataaaaagttaGCAGGagtatttaaaaaatggaatgaaggtatattaaattcttatttaattgaaataacatcaaaaatattagataaaaaagataatttAACAGATAATTATTTAGTAGATGTTATATTGGATATAGCGGGTGCTAAAGGAACAGGAAAATGGACTATGCTCGAATCTATTGAAAGAGGCATCCCTTGCCCAACTATTTGTGCTGCATTAGATGCCCGTAATTTAAGTGCTTACAAAGAATTAAGAATAAatgcaaataataatttttctaatgaaataaaaattaataatactaATGAAGATCTAACcaattttgaaaatgatCTACTAAATGCTTTGTATTGttgtaaaattatttcatatacacaaggattatttttattaaaacaagTCTCAAAGGAAATGAATTGGAACTTAAATTTAGGAGAAATATCAAGAATATGGAGAGGTGGATGTATTATAAGAGCTATTTTTCTAGATCGTATAACtaatgcatataaaaataataatgctTTAGAATTATTGTTTATGGACAAAGAATTTTCCgaagaaatgaaaaataaattaccATCCTTAAGAAAAATTGTAAACATAGCTGTACAATGTTCTGTTCCTATTCCTGCATTTTCTGCAAGTTTAGCCTATTTTCAAATGATATCATCACAAAATTTACCCCTTAATTTGGTCCAAGCACAAAGAGATTTTTTTGGATCACACACATATAAGAGAACTGACAGAGATGGTGATTATCATACTCTATGGGAATAA
- a CDS encoding protein tyrosine phosphatase, with protein MIQILPCLYMGKLNDIKALYLKKYNIKALVVCCTYLEYPQDKIPKGYDGLRINLEDMGLEQISQYFDESNNFIHSFVTQNQPVFVTCSHGISRSPTIVLAYLIGKQNYFLNEAFNFLMNKKNICPNVGFAEQLCNYEESIKNKITFCSKKYADWYVSDMCYNNVIIDFTPE; from the exons ATGATACAAATATTGCCATGTTTATACATGGGTAAATTGAATGACATAAAGGCTTTATATCTTAAGaaatataacataaaaGCATTAGTTGTTTGTTGCACATATTTAGAATACCCACAGGATAAAATTCCCAAAGGATATGACGGTTTGCGAATTAATCTCGAAGATATGGGATTAGAACAAATATCCCAATATTTTGATGAATCCaacaattttattcattCTTTTGTTACCCAAAATCAACCAGTCTTCGTTACGTGCAG TCATGGAATAAGTAGATCACCAACAATAGTATTGGCATATTTGATAGGAAAACAG aactattttttaaatgaagcttttaattttttaatgaacaaaaagaatatatgCCCAAATGTTGGATTTGCCGAACAACTGTGTAATTACGAAgaaagtataaaaaataaaatcaccTTTTgctcaaaaaaatatgcagaTTGGTATGTTTCTGATATGTGCTATAATAATGTTATAATCGATTTTACTCCTGAATAG
- a CDS encoding iron sulfur cluster assembly protein, putative — MNRRLLNQCFQRSRRCSYMNVLKINNTNNGYHLHCRNYSDNVKDHFNKPRNVGSFDKNEKNVGTSIVGKASCGDVIKLQLKIEDNVIKDARFMAFGCGSAIASSSYATELIKGKTIDEALKIKNNDIASHLNLPPVKIHCSLLAEDAIKHAIKNYREKVIN; from the coding sequence atgaatagaAGATTGCTTAATCAGTGCTTTCAAAGGAGTAGAAGATGTTCATATATGAATgtcttaaaaataaataacacAAATAATGGCTATCATTTACATTGCCGTAATTACAGTGATAATGTAAAAGACCATTTTAATAAACCACGAAATGTTGGGtcatttgataaaaatgaaaaaaatgtcgGAACATCGATTGTTGGTAAAGCTTCATGCGGTGATGTTATAAAGTTGCAATTAAAAATTGAGGATAACGTGATAAAAGATGCTCGTTTTATGGCATTTGGATGTGGGTCAGCTATTGCTAGTAGTTCATATGCAACTGAATTGATAAAAGGGAAAACAATTGATGAAgctttaaaaattaaaaataatgatattgCTTCTCACTTGAATTTACCACCCGTTAAAATTCACTGTAGTTTATTAGCCGAGGATGCTATAAAGCACGccattaaaaattatagagAAAAGGTtataaattga
- a CDS encoding methyltransferase, putative — protein sequence MAVYGNISYWNERYTKEEEQFDWHQKWYGVKHIFDELNIQNNAKILNIGCGTSKFSEEMLDSGYTDITNIDASSVCINKMKEIYKDKPNLKYLQMNVCDMKLFKNAEFDLIIDKACLDSIVCSEDSLKNVEEMLCETSRVLKSEGVFIIISHAQPSYRLGYLQKQDYKWNVTVKTVKRPMLGIVAPPIDDSLHYVYICTKGNVQT from the exons ATGGCAgta TATGGTAATATATCCTATTGGAATGAACGATACACAAA GGAAGAAGAGCAATTTGATTGGCATCAAAAATGGTATGGTGTAAAACACATATTCGACgaattaaatatacaaaataatgcaaaaattttgaatattgGATGTGGTACATCAA AATTTAGTGAAGAGATGCTTGATAGCGGCTACACGGATATTACCAACATCGACGCATCCTCTGtgtgtataaataaaatgaaagaaataTACAAGGACAAACCCAatttaaaat ATCTTCAAATGAATGTCTGTGATATGaaattgtttaaaaatGCAGAATTTGACTTGATTATTGATAAAGCGTGTCTTGATTCTATAGTTTGCTCAGAAgattctttaaaaaatgttgaaGAAATGCTATGCGAAACATCAAGAGTTTTAAA ATCCGAAGgcgtttttattattatatctcATGCCCAACCATCTTATCGATTGGGATATTTACAAAAGCAAGATTATAAATGGAATGTTACGGTTAAAACTGTTAAACGCCCCATGCTAGGAATAGTAG CCCCCCCTATAGATGACAGTTTACACTACGTTTATATTTGTACAAAAGGGAATGTACAAACGTAA
- a CDS encoding protein phosphatase PPM3, which produces MNKTKLISSKEVSEVVSWYTHACAGSMQGRRSTDEDATVILASLKNFESCRMCTIFDGHVGKDTALFCARNAANFIGNCKSLDIDNITKACIQMDREILHSRFSNSGSTAIIAIIEKIDGSDMFKLYICNLGDSRAMLIKNDGSFISLSEDHKPYNVKERERIDKTGGFVANGRVLGYIGVSRSFGDKNYKKNLIFPENTHETMMTCVPDIRIYYGNVGDILFLGCDGVFEMLSWSDVAKFSYESVNKYVLSDAVINILDYALLSGSKDNITIQIVKFFNDKKDIFYFREKIIPGIYIPNEHISKYEFYENFLNKYHIKNKCIINTLMANCSEVNQKYCYIGPYLKKIRENKSTHIILNRRYKKNIKNLTIPILHEDFIRNNVFNKMDQIGFYRMRDFFREYDKNQKMTSY; this is translated from the exons atgaataaGACCAAATTAATAAGCTCAAAGGAAGTTTCTGAAGTCGTTAGCTGGTATACTCATGCATGTGCTGGAAGTATGCAAGGACGTAGATCCACTGATGAGgat GCAACAGTCATATTAGCGTCTCTCAAAAATTTCGAATCATGCAG GATGTGCACTATATTTGATGG gCATGTAGGAAAAGACACAGCTTTATTTTGCGCTCGAAATGCGGCAAATTTTATAG GAAACTGTAAATCTTTAGACATTGACAACATAACAAAAGCTTGCATTCAAATGGATAGAGAAATTTTAC ATAGTAGATTTTCTAACAGTGGATCAACAG caATAATTGCGATCATCGAAAAAATTGATGGCAGCGACATGTTTAAACTTTACATTTGTAATTTAG GAGATTCTAGAGCAAtgctaataaaaaatgatggatcatttatttctttaagCGAAGATCATAAACCTTATAATGTAAAGGAAAGGGAAAGAATAGATAAAACTGGCGGATTTGTCGCAAATGGAAGGGTACTTGGGTATATTGGTGTTTCAAGATCATTTGGAGACAAA aattataaaaaaaatttaattttccCAGAGAATACTCATGAAACTATGATGACATGTGTGCCTGATAtaagaatatattatgGAAATGTAGgtgatatattatttttaggTTGTGATGGTGTATTTGAAATGCTATCATGGAGTGATGTAGCAAAATTCAGTTATGAAAgtgtaaataaatatgtattaagTGACGCagtaattaatattttagaCTATGCGTTATTGTCTGGGTCGAAAGATAATATAACAATTCAAAttgttaaattttttaatgataaaaaggacattttttattttagagaaaaaataattcccGGAATTTATATACCTAATGAACATATTTCGaaatatgaattttatgaaaattttttgaataaatatCATATAAAGAATAAGTGCATTATTAACACATTAATGGCTAACTGTAGTGAAGTTAATCAAAAGTATTGTTATATTGGGccatatttaaaaaaaatacgaGAAAACAAAAGTACACACATTATATTAAACagaagatataaaaaaaacataaaaaatttaactATACCTATCCTGCATGAAGATTTTATTCGAAATAAcgtttttaataaaatggaCCAAATTGGTTTTTATAGAATGAGAGATTTCTTTAGAGAATATGACAAAAACCAAAAGATGACCAGTTAttga
- a CDS encoding hemolysin III, putative produces the protein MMGRYYECFVNYFKKCCNINTFDANSDSHLKIEEQISRMIKDPNLIPNDKKIVELYCEKKITKSMLIKYLERHEKTLLRGKIHLMILLFSPIWIFYMLYLSKTYLTKIFTSVALMCIFFNSFASFLLHNFEWTPKYYFLIEKLDHIGIFLMISGSALPAAALLLNNTKLLYYIIMHSLSSLLGILFICCSYFSTGNRAKRAFTYVAAGFLHALFFNDYIILLYTRELVFLLMIGALYVLGAIIYSLKKPNIITGIFGFHELFHACCLGSLLFTFSLNRSVLMRKS, from the exons ATGATGGGGAGGTATTATGAATGCTTtgttaattattttaaaaaatgttgcAACATAAATACATTTGATGCTAATAGCGATAGTCATTTGAAGATTGAAGAGCAAATCAGCAGAATGATAAAGGACCCCAATTTAATAccaaatgataaaaaaatcgtCGAATTATATTgtgaaaagaaaataacTAAATCTATGTTAATCAAATATTTGGAAAGACATGAAAAAACGCTGCTGAGAGgaaaaatacatttaatgatactattattttcgcctatatggatattttatatgttgtatttatcaaaaacatatttaacaaaaatattcacATCTGTAGCATTaatgtgtattttttttaattcgtTTGCTTCTTTTTTGCTTCACAATTTTGAATGGACTCctaaatattatttcttaaTTGAGAAATTGGATCACAttggaatatttttaatgattaGTGGTTCAGCGCTTCCTGCGGCAGCATTATTActtaataatacaaaattattatattatataattatgcaTTCATTAAGCTCACTGCTaggaattttatttatttgttgtAGTTACTTTTCAACTGGGAATAGAGCTAAACGAGCGTTTACATATGTAGCAGCTGGATTTTTACAtgcacttttttttaatgattatataattttattatataccaGAGAATTGGTATTTTTACTTATGATTGGTGCTTTATACGTTTTAGGtgcaattatatattctcTAAAGAAGccaaatattattactg GAATTTTTGGATTTCACGAGCTTTTTCATGCTTGTTGCTTAGGAAGCCTTTTATTCACATTTTCTTTGAACCGTAGTGTTCTAATGAGAAAATCTTAG